The following proteins come from a genomic window of Streptococcus oralis:
- a CDS encoding class I SAM-dependent rRNA methyltransferase, whose translation MNRIRVSRRVEKKLAKGLVLLEASDLTDIELIDQAVEVLSQDGKFLGSAYLSQQNKGIGWFISKEKVRFNQAFFESLFRKAKEARKPYYQDDLTTAFRLFNQEGDGFGGLTIDLYGDYAVFSWYNSFVYQIRELIVKAFKEVFPEVLGAYEKIRFKGLDYESAYVYGEEAPDYFTVLENGVLYQVFMNDGLMTGIFLDQHEVRGSLVDGLAMGKSLLNMFSYTAAFSVAAAMGGASETTSVDLAKRSRELSEAHFQANGLSTDNHRFIVMDVFEYFKYAKRKSLTYDVIVLDPPSFARNKKQTFSVAKDYHKLISQSLEILNPGGIIIASTNAANVSRQKFTEQIDKGFAGRRYQILNQYGLPADFAYNKKDESSNYLKVISMKVSR comes from the coding sequence ATGAATAGAATTAGAGTCAGCAGACGTGTTGAAAAAAAGCTAGCTAAGGGTCTAGTTCTTTTGGAAGCGAGTGATTTAACAGATATTGAACTGATAGATCAGGCAGTAGAAGTTCTTAGTCAAGACGGGAAGTTTTTAGGGAGTGCCTATCTTTCTCAGCAGAACAAGGGAATCGGCTGGTTCATCAGCAAGGAAAAGGTTCGTTTCAATCAAGCCTTTTTTGAATCTCTGTTTCGTAAGGCCAAGGAAGCTAGAAAGCCTTATTATCAAGATGACTTGACCACTGCCTTTCGCCTTTTTAATCAAGAGGGGGATGGTTTTGGTGGTCTGACTATTGATCTCTATGGAGATTATGCTGTTTTTTCTTGGTACAACTCCTTTGTTTACCAGATTCGTGAGCTGATCGTAAAGGCTTTTAAGGAAGTTTTTCCTGAGGTCTTGGGGGCTTATGAGAAGATTCGTTTTAAAGGTCTAGACTACGAGTCTGCCTATGTTTATGGTGAGGAAGCGCCAGATTACTTTACTGTTCTTGAGAATGGGGTACTCTATCAAGTCTTTATGAATGATGGCTTGATGACAGGGATTTTCCTAGACCAGCATGAGGTTCGTGGGAGTCTGGTTGACGGTCTAGCTATGGGCAAATCTTTGCTCAATATGTTTTCCTATACGGCTGCTTTTTCTGTTGCTGCAGCTATGGGAGGCGCTAGTGAGACGACTTCTGTCGACTTGGCCAAACGGTCTAGAGAACTATCAGAAGCTCATTTTCAGGCAAATGGACTCAGCACGGACAATCACCGTTTTATCGTCATGGATGTCTTTGAGTACTTCAAGTATGCTAAGCGAAAAAGTTTGACTTATGATGTGATTGTTCTGGATCCGCCTAGCTTTGCTCGTAATAAAAAACAAACATTTTCTGTGGCGAAGGACTATCACAAGTTGATTTCCCAGAGCCTAGAGATTTTAAATCCGGGAGGGATTATCATTGCCAGTACTAATGCTGCCAATGTTTCCCGCCAGAAATTTACAGAACAAATTGATAAAGGTTTTGCAGGAAGAAGGTATCAGATTTTAAACCAATATGGTCTTCCAGCAGACTTTGCCTATAATAAAAAAGATGAAAGCAGTAATTACCTCAAGGTGATTAGTATGAAGGTTAGTAGATGA
- the aroD gene encoding type I 3-dehydroquinate dehydratase, whose product MKLVVSVMPRSLEEAQELDATRYEDADIIEWRADFLTKDAILQAAPAIFEKFAGRELVFTLRTRAEGGEIELSSEEYVQIIKEVTQLYQPDYVDFEYFSHKDVFEEMLDFPNLVLSYHNFQETPENMMEILSELTSLTPKVVKVSVMANTAQDVLDLMNYTRGFKTLNPEQEYVTISMGKIGKVSRITSDVTGSSWSFASMDAASAPGQISLSSMKKIREILDEA is encoded by the coding sequence ATGAAATTAGTCGTTTCAGTAATGCCAAGAAGTTTAGAGGAAGCGCAAGAACTGGATGCCACTAGGTATGAAGATGCCGATATCATTGAGTGGCGTGCGGACTTTCTTACAAAGGACGCTATTTTACAGGCGGCACCTGCTATTTTTGAAAAATTTGCAGGACGCGAACTGGTCTTTACCCTTCGAACTCGCGCTGAGGGAGGAGAAATCGAACTTTCTTCTGAAGAGTATGTTCAAATCATCAAAGAAGTCACCCAACTCTATCAGCCGGATTATGTGGATTTTGAGTATTTCAGCCACAAGGATGTTTTTGAGGAGATGTTGGATTTTCCAAATCTGGTCTTGAGTTATCACAATTTCCAAGAAACACCTGAAAACATGATGGAAATCTTGTCTGAATTGACCAGCTTGACTCCAAAAGTAGTGAAGGTATCAGTAATGGCAAATACAGCTCAGGATGTTTTGGATCTGATGAATTATACGCGAGGTTTCAAGACACTCAATCCTGAGCAAGAGTACGTGACTATTTCCATGGGGAAAATTGGTAAGGTTTCGCGTATCACTTCAGATGTGACAGGTTCTAGCTGGTCTTTTGCTAGCATGGATGCGGCCAGTGCACCAGGCCAGATTTCTCTATCAAGTATGAAAAAAATCAGGGAGATTCTGGATGAAGCTTGA
- a CDS encoding shikimate dehydrogenase, producing the protein MKLDGYTRMAAVVANPIKHSMSPFIHNSAFKATATNGVYLAWEIEAGDLAETVANIRRYQMFGINLSMPYKEQVIPYLDELSDEARLIGAVNTVVNQDGTLIGYNTDGKGFFKSLPSFTISDKKMTILGAGGAAKSILAQAILDGVSQISVFVRSSSIEKTRPYLDKLQEQTGFKVDLYALENVSELQSRIAESDLLVNASSVGMDGQSSPVPESINLPETLLVADIIYQPFETPFLKWAKSQGNPAVNGLGMLLYQAAEAFQLWTGKEMPTDEIWQSLTEKYK; encoded by the coding sequence ATGAAGCTTGATGGCTATACACGCATGGCGGCTGTCGTTGCAAATCCAATAAAACACTCTATGTCACCATTCATTCACAATAGTGCCTTTAAAGCGACTGCTACTAATGGTGTCTATCTAGCTTGGGAAATTGAAGCAGGTGACTTGGCAGAAACAGTCGCTAATATTCGCCGTTACCAGATGTTTGGGATCAATCTCTCCATGCCTTACAAGGAGCAAGTGATTCCTTATCTGGATGAGTTGAGTGATGAGGCTCGTTTGATTGGGGCGGTCAACACAGTTGTTAATCAAGACGGAACGTTAATTGGATATAATACAGATGGCAAGGGATTCTTTAAGAGCTTGCCTTCTTTTACAATCTCGGATAAGAAAATGACCATTCTGGGAGCAGGTGGTGCGGCCAAGTCCATTTTGGCTCAAGCTATTTTGGATGGCGTCAGTCAGATTTCAGTCTTTGTTCGCTCAAGTTCTATCGAAAAAACAAGACCTTATCTGGACAAGTTACAGGAGCAAACAGGCTTTAAAGTGGACTTGTATGCTTTAGAAAATGTTTCTGAACTGCAATCAAGGATTGCTGAGTCGGACCTGCTCGTCAATGCGTCTAGTGTGGGAATGGACGGTCAGTCGTCCCCAGTTCCAGAAAGCATCAATTTACCAGAAACTCTCTTGGTCGCAGATATCATTTACCAACCCTTTGAAACGCCATTTTTGAAATGGGCTAAAAGTCAGGGCAATCCAGCCGTTAATGGTCTGGGAATGTTGCTCTATCAAGCTGCAGAAGCTTTTCAACTGTGGACAGGTAAGGAAATGCCGACAGATGAGATTTGGCAGTCCTTAACAGAAAAATATAAATAG
- the aroB gene encoding 3-dehydroquinate synthase, whose amino-acid sequence MKIRIDIPHHSYDIQIEKGCLAQAGQWLRELWQPQKVVIVTDNHVASLYAEKVKLSLEDAGFQVAVFDFLEGEERKNLTTVQKVYEFLVKQGLTRSDGIVALGGGVVGDLAGFVASTYMRGIHFVQIPTSLTAQVDSSIGGKTGVNTPFAKNMVGTFAQPDGVLIDPLVLETLGKRELIEGMGEVIKYGLIEDPELWALLTELDGSVESILEHAETLIEHSCQVKRKMVVEDELDNGVRLYLNFGHTIGHAIEATAGYGKVMHGEAVAMGMVQISKVAEEKGLMPEGITQSIREMCQKFGLPVDYENWDVDKLYQALTHDKKARGNTLKLVLVPELGSATIHPVSLEEMKDYLVK is encoded by the coding sequence ATGAAAATCAGAATCGATATTCCGCATCATTCTTATGATATTCAGATTGAAAAAGGTTGTCTGGCTCAGGCTGGTCAATGGTTGCGAGAACTCTGGCAACCTCAAAAGGTAGTCATTGTGACAGATAACCATGTAGCTTCTCTCTATGCAGAGAAGGTTAAACTCAGCCTAGAAGATGCTGGTTTTCAGGTAGCTGTTTTTGACTTCTTAGAAGGCGAAGAACGAAAAAATTTAACCACTGTTCAGAAAGTCTATGAGTTTCTAGTTAAGCAGGGTTTGACTCGTAGCGATGGAATCGTGGCTCTTGGTGGTGGTGTCGTTGGGGACTTGGCTGGTTTTGTGGCCTCTACCTATATGCGGGGCATTCACTTTGTTCAGATTCCGACTAGTTTGACAGCCCAGGTTGATTCTTCTATCGGTGGAAAGACAGGTGTTAATACTCCATTTGCTAAGAATATGGTGGGGACTTTTGCCCAACCAGATGGGGTTCTGATTGACCCGCTTGTCCTTGAAACACTCGGGAAAAGAGAGTTGATTGAGGGAATGGGTGAGGTTATCAAGTACGGCTTGATTGAGGATCCAGAACTGTGGGCTCTCTTAACGGAACTAGATGGTTCTGTAGAGAGCATACTTGAACATGCAGAGACTTTGATTGAACATTCTTGTCAGGTGAAGCGCAAGATGGTGGTTGAGGATGAGTTGGACAATGGTGTTCGCCTCTACCTCAATTTTGGGCACACTATTGGTCATGCTATCGAAGCAACGGCCGGTTATGGCAAGGTCATGCATGGTGAGGCTGTGGCCATGGGTATGGTACAGATTTCCAAGGTTGCTGAGGAAAAAGGTCTTATGCCAGAAGGAATAACCCAGTCCATTAGAGAGATGTGCCAGAAATTTGGTTTGCCAGTTGACTATGAAAACTGGGATGTTGACAAGCTTTATCAGGCTTTGACTCATGACAAGAAGGCGCGTGGCAACACCTTGAAATTGGTCTTGGTACCAGAGCTTGGTTCAGCGACCATTCACCCAGTTTCTCTGGAAGAGATGAAAGACTACTTGGTAAAATAA
- the aroC gene encoding chorismate synthase, whose product MRYLTSGESHGPRLTAIIEGIPAGLPLTAEDINGDLKRRQGGYGRGGRMKIESDQVVFTSGVRHGKTTGAPITMDVINKDHKKWLDIMSAEDIEDRLKSKRKITHPRPGHADLVGGIKYRFDDLRNSLERSSARETTMRVAVGAVAKRLLAELDMEIANHVVVFGGKEIDVPENLTVAEIKERATQSEVSIVNQEREQEIKDYIDQIKRDGDTIGGVVETVVGGVPVGLGSYVQWDRKLDARLAQAVVSLNAFKGVEFGLGFEAGYLKGSQVMDEILWSKEEGYTRRTNNLGGFEGGMTNGQPIVVRGVMKPIPTLYKPLMSVDIETHEPYKATVERSDPTALPAAGVVMEAVVATVLAQEILEKFSSDNLEELKEAVAKHRDYTKNY is encoded by the coding sequence ATGAGATATTTAACTTCAGGAGAATCACACGGTCCGCGTCTGACGGCAATTATCGAGGGAATTCCAGCTGGACTTCCTTTGACAGCTGAGGATATTAATGGGGACCTTAAACGCCGTCAGGGTGGCTACGGTCGTGGTGGTCGTATGAAGATTGAGAGTGACCAGGTTGTCTTTACTTCGGGCGTTCGGCACGGGAAGACGACAGGGGCTCCCATTACCATGGATGTCATCAACAAAGACCACAAAAAATGGCTAGATATCATGTCTGCAGAAGACATCGAAGACCGCCTCAAAAGCAAGCGGAAAATCACCCATCCTCGTCCAGGTCACGCCGACTTGGTAGGGGGCATCAAGTACCGTTTTGATGACTTACGAAATTCCTTGGAGCGGTCATCTGCCCGTGAAACCACCATGCGAGTTGCAGTTGGAGCGGTAGCCAAACGTCTCTTAGCTGAGCTGGATATGGAGATTGCCAACCACGTTGTGGTCTTTGGTGGTAAGGAAATCGATGTACCTGAAAATCTGACAGTAGCTGAGATTAAGGAACGAGCTACCCAGTCTGAAGTTTCTATTGTCAACCAAGAGCGAGAACAAGAAATCAAGGACTATATTGACCAAATCAAACGTGACGGTGATACCATCGGTGGGGTTGTGGAGACAGTCGTCGGAGGTGTTCCAGTTGGCCTTGGTTCTTATGTCCAATGGGACAGAAAATTGGATGCGAGATTGGCTCAGGCAGTTGTCTCTCTCAATGCCTTTAAAGGGGTGGAATTTGGTCTCGGCTTTGAAGCTGGTTACCTCAAAGGCAGCCAGGTCATGGATGAAATTCTCTGGTCTAAAGAAGAAGGCTATACTCGTCGTACCAATAATCTAGGTGGTTTCGAAGGTGGTATGACCAATGGACAACCCATCGTTGTCCGTGGTGTCATGAAACCCATTCCCACTCTTTATAAACCACTTATGAGTGTGGATATCGAAACCCACGAACCTTACAAGGCAACTGTGGAGAGAAGTGATCCGACCGCACTTCCAGCAGCAGGTGTGGTCATGGAAGCTGTTGTGGCAACGGTTCTGGCACAAGAAATCCTTGAAAAATTCTCATCAGATAATCTTGAGGAATTAAAAGAAGCGGTAGCTAAACACAGAGACTATACAAAGAACTATTAA